A stretch of DNA from Gambusia affinis linkage group LG24, SWU_Gaff_1.0, whole genome shotgun sequence:
accatGGCaacgaaacaaaaacaaaccatcttccctccacttcctgttgtcgtctttgTCGATTTCACCAGTagaaacatccagctgttgatcatcAGTcatgtgatgcgaaaaaagtgttgatgttgcagttttgtggCACACATCTGTTTCCATACGCTTGAAAAAaccaccaaaaacatttttacagaaaaacaagttttttttgttttttttttttggtttatttttaaccttGGTGTTTCTATTAAGCAACCTTATTTTTCTAATCTCAGGCGGCTGATGGAGACGCAGCTACTGAGCAAGTAATTGCacaatttgcttaatggaaaggcgttaattaaaaataaaattctcgCTGATTGGTGAAAGGTTTTGGCATTAGGATGAGGTGGgttcattttgcaaaactgaaagtctcatgatcaacaactggatgttgccactggtgcAGAACATGAAGAATACAACAGGAAGTACATGAAGAATGATGTTACTGCGTGAACAAACTTAATCacgtgtgatttttttttttaatacagttttcttatttattacaaacaccacaattacaaaatagtgttttttttaacatttgcattAATATTGTCAAGAGTTTTGcatacatttgtaatggaaacgcagctctTCACCATCTTCCTGTTTCACACTCTCATGTTTGCGCGCgcgcgtttgtgtgtgtgtgtgtgtgtgtgtgtgtgtcttctgTTGCTACTGCGTCTCCTGTGTTGTCTGTGCTTATTCAGGCGTCCAGCTGCTTTATTTATCTAACTTGTCAGTCATTTCAGAGGCTCACACTAACACGTCGATGCTTCTTGAGGGGGCCATTTGAAGAGAATGTGGACAAACTTTTTGCCTCTTATTGTTGTGTTGAAATGACTAAATCTGAGTTGAATAATTACACAATTAATTGCTTAAATGATGATTTGATTTGTCACAAATATGTTTGcgtaaagaagaaaacaagccGGAGTGTGcattgtttgtgtctgtgtgtgtgtgtgtgtgtgtgtgtgtgtgttttgacacGTCTTGCCGCCTCGTCAGCAGCAGTGGGAGCAGCGGAGGAAGCCACCCCAGCAGCAGTCGCAGCAGCAGCCGAGAGAACAGCGGCAGTGGCAGCGTGGGCGTGCCCATCGCCGTGCCGACACCTGCCCCGCCCACAGTATTCCCAGGTAACCCTGGGCATCCTTTAACCTCCTCGGCCGGAAACTAACTGAACTAATCCGAGCGTCTGGTTATACTTCAGATCTGCTGTACTTCCCCTCCCTCacctgtctttttttgtttccttccttccttcattcctttcttccttcctgacCTGTAACCCCCCACTTTTACCCATCAGGTTCAGCCCCTCTCCCACCTAACACGGCCAAATCTCCCCCTAACACTGCCACCACCCCCGGGCCACCTCCTTCTGTCCTAGACGGCCCACAACAGGCCCCTAACCCCTCTGTAGAGATCCCGCCTGTGCCCCCACCCCCTCCTCAGCTCCCTGCCTCCATGGCCCCCTCAGGCACCGGCCCCACTTCTTATGGCAACCCCGCACAAGGTGAGTGGGAGAAGCTCACCCTGCACGCCCCCACCCTTCATCCCACCGCCCCATACTTGGTACGTCCATGTCTGTCTTGTAAACGTTCCTCACTGCTATCAAAGAGTCGCTGGGTTTTCTCTGGATGTTGTCCGGTGTGTTTGTGTCTAGAGGTCAGAAACAAACGCACCGAGATGCAACTTGCTCTTTATTATGTagtaatgtcttttttttaagctttacatcatgGTTTAATGTTATTCCCCCATCagaacatacctggagtgtttccttttttccccccttatgtttgagaaatcttttaatctcccatggcaaccattcagctgtgtaaacCGCCTGGGGCAACCAAGCTTTGaaatgcagctcctcctcaaagcctcagtttccaagcttccaagCTGTGACTcccccactcggctccttcagactagccaggagcaattagcaaacaactgTGAACAACTTCTCAGTGAAACCCggagaaaaatgttgtttaaaggTTTAATAGAGGAGCGGCGTTGTGATGAcgtcctgaaggcggagtttcagaagaagcaggagcttcttaaagagacagaagcccaatttcaaggcattaaatcatgaaatcaaatgtcttttaaagctagatagataaatctttattgtcattgtcacaagaacaacaaaatttaaaggggcagtatcaggCACATATTGCCATATAAAAATATTccatatattaaatatgatagtaacaacttccacacagAAGAGTGTTGAAATACACCTAGAAATATGCAAAGAAGTTGCGGCTCAGTCTAATCACTTCATTTCTGAGCGTTTGTCAGCGTTTGTAGCCCCTCAGATGTCCCATCATCCTCCTCACTGCGTCTGGTGAGACGTTGTGTTGTTCTGATGTAAAATGCACGAACCgtcttttctcttttgtccccgtttgttttctgtttgttgtatTTAGCTTTTTTACCTCTCCTGCTGGTGCCCTAAAAGGCAGATTCTTGACTTTTCTCATCTCAAACATCATGAATCATTTAGGTTTTCCTTCAGAGTCATTTGAATTTCTGTCTATGTATATAAGATAAATAACAGATGGCATATATTTAGTTTAATATAACTTAATCATACGGTATTTAATTAGCACCTAGCATCTGTTTGTAAGTTGTTTAAATGTTGCAGAATTAGCCAAGTGTTaatgtttgtaatttctttcaCCAACTGAGGAgtctctgctgccccctgctgtcgTCTGTCGATAGGTGCGCCTCAGTTCTACAGCATGAACCGCCCGGCGCAGCAGCAGCCCCAGAACCCCCAGGTCGGGGGGTCTCTGCCGTTCCGCCGGCCCTCGTCGGTCACGGGCCAGCCCAACACGGCCCACCACAACCAGAGCCAGCTCAACGGGGGGCCGCACTTCGCCCAGAACCAAGGTAACACAGAACGGGTCCAAACTCGCTTCGTCACAAAACTCCCAGGCATTTTTATTAGGGTTTCATGGGACAAAGCAGCACATAACTGTGGTAGAGGATTAGATATTGTTGCATACAATTTTTTAGTCTTTAGAACGTTTATAAAATCATCTGTCCTTTTCCTTCTACGTAACATTTATGACTGAGGTGAGCTACTTAAAATACAAGACTTTGTAGGAGGGGCTTTTCCATTTCTGCTGCTTGACAcaaataaagcttttatttccatttgtccTTCTTTACTTTCTATATTGAAGCTTTTAGCTTGTAGAGGAAACTGATCTCTGgcttgtttctcttttattaaatcatttccTGTCCGACTCTGATGCTTCGTATCGACATCAGTCACTCTttcacttagtttttttttttttcttattgcaatattttgtcCTGTGTTCTCTGCCAGAAATTGTCAACTTGATAAAGAGCTTTTTATGTTCTCCTTTCAAATGTATTCACTTTACCAACACTGAAATTGAGATAGCAAACATCAAATGAATATTCGGAGACTCTACTTTTTCTGTGGAGCCTCTGCTCCTCTTTCTCTGATCTTTAACTCTGTTGTGCTTCTCTTGTATTCTCTAACCTCCTGCTGGTGTCTCATTGTGTGTACTGGTGCTAGCAGGCCCACACGCGCCCCCTCCCCCATCCATGCAGATCACCCCGCAGCTGCCTCTCATGGGCTTTGTGGCCCGAGTTCAGGAGACTAGTAAGTAGCGTTTTAGCGCCTTGCTCCCTCTACGTGACCTTGGCTTCCTCATCGGctgctgtctgtctctgtttcttgCTGTCCTGTCCACCAACATTCAGACTAAAACTGCAGGAATTAAGTTTGAGACGTTAAAAGTGAATTTGGGATAGCTGCGGGTTTCTGTGGCATGTCACTGTGgaattattcttttattttccatgcATCATATTTGTGTCTATGTCAGCATGTCTCTTTTTGAACCCGCATGGCACCTTTGTGTTTACGTCCTGAACCCTTCAGCGTTTTCTCGGTCGCCTCTTTCCTTCAACATGAGTCGCCTGGCGTTCCCTGTAGTTTCAGACGTGCCGCCTCCACCGCCGCCCTCTGACGAGCCGGTGTTCGAAGAGCCCACCCCTCCCCCTCCTCCGCCCGAGGACtatgaggatgaggaggaggaagaggagtcgGCGGTGGTGGAGTACACCGACCCCTACGCCGAGGAAGACCCACCATGGGCCCCACGCAACTACCTGGAGAAAggtttgtgttctttttttaatttttttatctgagtttattttgtttcgGATACGTTTTTATGTtccaaaactgaactttgacctccTGAAGCAAGGAGAGCATCCACCTCTTCTCATTTCTTCTCAATGCTACTGAAATTTGAATTTGCTTCAAAGCtggaaaaccaaacagtttCAATGAACTTGAATGTTTGTTCTGGGATATTTAACAGCAGTCAAATATCCCAACTCCCCCAGAAGCTGTTTTCCGATGTTCAAATCTACGCTTTGTACGTCTTTGTTCCCTCGCCTCAGTGGTGGCCATTTACGACTACAGCCGCGACAAAGAAGACGAGCTGTCCTTCCAGGAGGGCGCCATCATCTACGTGATCAAGAAGAACGACGACGGCTGGTTTGAGGGAGTGATGAACGGGACCACGGGTCTCTTCCCCGGTAACTATGTGGAATCCATCATGCACTACGCCGACTGAGCAGCCCTCCTCTGATCGGAGCGGGCGGAGACGTGGATCAGACGGAGCACGACCTCCATCCGAGCGAAGCCGTTGTAAAGCACACGACAAACTGAGGTCATTCTTTCGACATAGTTGTCGCCATTGTAAAACAACCACTGCTCTAGATATATCCTCCCTtgtaatgtttctttctttctttgaccAAACAGGAGTGTTAAGTTATGAAGCCactacagtttgtttttttgggttttttttccgttttgttgttgtttaccaAGTCGCCCTTactttaaacaatatttatttgtagTCGAAGAAAGGGCTGGAGGAAAATGCCTTCATGTGTAGATTTCTCCTCAACACTCCAGAGACAACAAGATCCTCAATaagtgggggaggggggagggggttGGGTTTCCAGATTTCCAGTCGGGTACCTCAGGGACGGTGCCAAAGCTGAGCAAGACAAGCACACAGGATGTCTTAACGTGACGTCTGTAGGCAAAACGAGTGCTTTAGGTGAGAGTTCGGATCGTTTTCTGCAAAGTTTCATTTGACGAAACGCAACGTTTCAGGCAGGCGGGTCGATTCGTGCTTCACTTCGCAAGCCGGCGTGCGATTTCCGAAGAGAAGGAATCCTCATCCAGCCCTGGAATAACGCGTGTTTTTTGGAAGgggagcattttatttttctttcttttctttttttttttatggttttgctTGCAGAGCGTCGGactgcatgttttctttcctattGATTACCGTCTTAATATTTTCAGATATGGTGTGGTTTGGTTTTTCTATATTCGCCCTCTTACTCAGACGACGACGTCATCTCTCGGTCATCTCTCGGTCATCTCTCGGTCATCTCTCGGTCATCTCTCGGTCATCTCTCGGTCATCTCTCGGTCATCTCTCAGACGCTTGTGCCATATTGAAGTGTGTGTTGCTGTTCAGAGGTTATCAATCACTTCATTCGCAATAAAAGTCGCCGGTGGGGGTTTGAGGGACTGGTactaaaatgcaaaactttCTCAGCTTCTCCCCCCCTGAGTCGTTTCAAATCGAAAGCACATAcgtttgtaataaaaaaaaacaaaaaaaggtgtagaagaagaaataatatAACTGTGAGATGTATTATGTCCTCACGGATGGACTTGTCGAATATGAAAAGAAGCCAGCTGTCGCGTTGAAATGGTTTTAGCGGCCAtactgagcaaaaaaaataaataaaattcacttgtCCTCCGTATAGTTCAATACGCTTGGCCGTTGGGTGTTTCCACCATGTCaggatctttattttttattttaaatggagaaaaaaaaaaaacagaaataagtgGGTCTGTATGTGAGTCTTGCATGCCATTGTTCTGATCTGTAAACCTACATGGCGAGATCACCCATTTCTAAGAAAAAGACGAGCCGCCCTGACCAGTAACAACCAGCCTCATCCAAAGAGACTGTCTAACTTCAAGCCCACGTCCGAGGAGTCGCTCTCTGACCTGAAAGTAGCCATCATTACGTCACCCGTGGACCATTATGTGCAAGCTGCTAGTGAATCCAGCAGGCGGGATATTTACGTAACACTACATAGATGACACTAAACGGTCAAAACTTACATGTAAGGCCTTTGGCCTGCAGGATTCACAACCTTCTGGAGTCACGGATGTCCCTTAGGACGTCAGGTTAACAGTCCATAATGCCATTGTGTTGCACAGTCAAAGTTGAATTGCAGAAGTATCATATTTGTAAAATCATGAGaacaaagacaataaagttATTAAGATTTACTGGTGCGCACGTGTCTATTTTTGTGGCTCAGATTTAAGGAGGTTGATTGTAAACATGGTTCTGGGGTGAAGTTAGCTGGTTTGGCTAATTAAGGATGAGCAGCTTTCGCTTTGTAAATCTCATTCCCTCTACATGTGAAGCTTGTTGCtgaggtctaaaaatcaaccactgtcttCTCTCCTGTGAGAAAGGTTTGACTGTTTCAGGCACTTAAAAGTCACCAATGTGTATTTTTTCGGTTTGGCCACTAGATGGGGCTGTGGCCCAAGTATTGCTGGATTTCAGATTACGTAATGCAAACGTCACGCAAAAAGGAAATGGAGCCTGTTTACTTCTGTTAATCCAAGTTCAAGATGCCTGTTCTAATAGAGAGAAAGATCAATGTTTCGTGTTCCCGACGTAGTTGAACACAAGGGAGTTGGATTTAAAAATACGTGTCGAAGAAGGACGAGAAAAGTGGATCAACAATCTACGGATAAAAGCAGGAGTTGCAGAAACTAACAACGCCGGAGTTTGCAGCGACCACTTTCCAACAGGTAGGAATGGCGTcgtttaaattgtattttcagataCTTTGGACAGTTACTTAGAAAGACGGGCGTGTGTaaggtaaaatatatttttacgcCCTAGCTTCGTTGTTCCCGGAAAAGGTTTTGAGTGCTACTGTTGTTAGCAGCTAGCTTAGTGCGCAGCAGGTGACGTAGATTCCCAAGATTGGCACCCTACTGTGTGACCATTTCCAGAAGGACCTCGCTACAGtaaacagaaaggggcggggacgGACCACTGTCAGTCTCATACCTTATGTGGTAAAGGGGACCACTGCACTGCGGAAGTGAAGGGGGTGCTATTTCATATATTATCCGCGGTCTcccgttttattttattttgaaatctggGGAAAACATTCATCTTCAGGAAGGAGTTCCACTGTCGtctcttttatttactaaaGCGCAACTTAGTTTTCTAGCAAATTCTGTAGCTTTctgtgtacttttttttttttttttctgtgtgctcCTTAGTTGCATTTTTCGGGTTTGCTACTGGGGGTAGTAACACGAGTaactaaattgaattaaaatccCTCAAAGTCTTCATTGTTTACTGCTAATTCCGCTATCATTGGCTCAGTAAAAGGTAAATTCTCCAATAAAACACCATTTTCACTTTCTTAAGGATGTAGGGctaattaaattacataaacGAGATCTAAAAGTCATTCCAGTTTAATTCTATGGCCACCCTGTTGAAGCTGTAgcaaattttaaatactttgtcATTCTTGGGCAGCCAGCTCAACTTTGCTGAAAACGCTAACtatatatttaagaaatgttctCAGAGTCTCTTATCTCTTAAGAACTAGTGATCGTGGGGTTACCCAACTAGAGGTTGTGTTCAAGACAATGTTGagtgttttaacttttcatctcCTCTGCTGACACGAGATGCAGACAaacttttaagaatattttccaTAGCAGGTAAATAGTGGAGAAACCAAAGACAACTTTGTCTCaactgtttgctgctgaaagaACAGGGAACAGCAGGGAATATTTTAGCAGATGGCACCTAAGGCAACCTCTGGCAACTAACATCTAGTAGAAGTGATTATTGACAGTGCAATAATCGCTATTGACCACACTagataacatttatttactctATACACAAATTATAGATATTGTGATTCTatgaatgtgtttaattttgtcGTTTTGGAGATTGTAATGAAGGTGTTCATTACTtgtataaaaacacttaaaagggGTTGAATGATGAGACAAATacaaattgaagtattttattgttgtgttttgtgtagTGGCATCTCAGCTGGAACTGATGgtgtcctgttaaaataaaacaaacaaatggatgggtTTTGAAATTgtctgaaataaactgaaatgtttgtagatGTGGCTtacctctgtctcttcctctgctgGGTGTTCAGGCTAAAAGATTCCCCGGGGGCCTGAACACCTTATAAAGGTTCCGGAAGAGACCAAATGCAGATGGAAGAGGGGTAGCGATGGAACTATACATTTTAGAAGTTTAATgattggatttatatttatagaaaggtattttagaaatgaaatggctgattaaaaatgaagagtgttgttattattatggtgaagatttagttgttttgtcaAGATTGTCTGTGTATAGGTATTTTGTCCTACCTTGTTTCTTGGTGGGGTTGTTAATGGGAGCAGCCAGGGACTATAAAAACCTGTATGTTGGCCACATTGCAGGGTAGTAGGTGTGGCTGCTGCTGAGACCCATGGCCATTGTAAGCAGGATTGTCTTTATGTTAAATGTTGGAGAATAAACACCTGGTTGGTCTGCACTATTTCTCTGCTTCAAGACTCCTCTGTAAACCAGCCGCTAAGGGCCATCCTAACGGAGATGAAGGAAAATTTCCACCTCGATGGACTAAATAgtttctatttaattttgttctatGTGTAAGACGCTACCAGCAAAAATTCTCTTGGAATAATTTGgcatcacaaaagaaaaaaaatgaatttttgcTCGAATTTAAcaaccatatttttttttttttgtgaacccagttaatttgttctttattgACTTTTGCTCAATTAAGTTTCTTAGGAAtaaatcatgttgttttttatgtctccttatttcttttattcctcCTATAATTGATGGAGACATACAGTTATTTATAATGTGTAAAGGTCTTGTTTAAGTATTTCAATTAGCCCTGAAtccttaagaaaatgaaaaagtatgGTGTTAGAGAATTTATCCATTTATGGTGCCAGTAATGCCGGAATTAATAATAACgactttgatattttgatgTGGCGATGTAGTTATGTTGCTACACCACTAGCAACGAAAAGATGCAactaaggagcagatttagaagtacaGAGAAAGTTACAGAATTTAAGAACTGAGCTCTGCTAAAGCTCACGGTTCTTGCTGACAGAGGAACTCCATCCTAAAGATGAAGATATATCTCAGAtttcataagaaaataaagtttttattttcttttgaaatctgtgatattTCTTCCCCTTTAGGAAGGTGTTTCACTCTCGGCATATATTTTAACTTCTCTCTTATTTACTTCAGCGCAGCTCAGTTTTTAGCAAAATCTGTAGCTTTTCTAAGTGCTTTCTAAATCTGCTTCTTAATCGCATCTTTTTTTGGCCTgctactgcctctagtggcgtgggGGTGGTAGCACAATGTGGTAATTAcattactaaatcagaatagcacaaagtctttattatttatgatttattctGGCATTACTGGAACCGTAAAATATAAATTCCCTCACAAAAGTAGACACCGTTTCATTTTCTTAAGGAAGTAGAGCTAATTAAAAGAGATAAACAAGACCTGAAAGTGGTCAACTTGTTGAAACTGTGGCAAATTTTAAATTCCTTGTGTCATTCCTGGACAATCAGCTCAACTTGGCTAAAACAAGTCTCTTTAAGAACTTAGAGTTCTTAAAGAGAACTTTGAGAACTCTTGACGTTCTAACCATAATTTTAGAACTTTAAGAGTTCTTAAAGTTCTCTTTAAGAGCTTTAAGGAGAAGTTCTAAAGTAGCTATTTTGCTTAGCTACTGCTGATATTCCTTATTTAAATATAACCTATAATTTCCCCCGAATTCCTTTGTTTTGCATTCATTGAAGAAATAGTTGGTCAAAAGAGGTAATCTGCTTCCCAAAATTATGTAAAGGTTCATTAAGAGAAGAACTTAAAAAGTTCTTAAAGTCCTTCTCTTTAAGAACTCTTAAAGTCCTTCTCTTTAAGAACTCTTAAAGTCCTTCTCTTTAAGAACTTTAAGAGTTCTTAAACCAATGTGTTAGCCAAGTTGAGCTGACTGTCCAGGAATGACACAAGGAATTTAAAATTTGCCACAGTTTCAACAGGTTGGCCATTAAGTGAAACTGGAACCACTTTCAGGTCTTGTTTATCTCTTTTAATTAGCTCTACTTCCTTAAGAAAATGAAACGGTATCTACTTTTGTGAGGGAATATATATTTTACGGTTCCAGTAATGCCagaataaatcataaataataaagactttgtgctattctgatttagtaatgTAATTACCACATTGTCTAGTACAACCTCTATTTAGGTAGAGGTTGTAGAGGTTTGTAGGTtgaatcaaaatgttaaaacttaacatttattttgttcctcCTATAATCGATGGAGATATGTGGAAATTATTTATGATGTATTGTTATTTAATTAGCTGTACAtccttaagaaaatgaaaatatatggTGTTTTATaagataatttatcttttaaggTGCCAGAAATGCCtaaattaatagtaaataaagaGTTTGTGGTATTCTGATTTAGCaatataattatattagttgtgctaccacccccacgccactagaggcagtagcAGGGCCGAAAAGAAGCGactaaggagcagatttagaagttcaCCGAAACTACAGAATTTTCtaaaaactgtgagctgcgCTGAAGTAAATAAGAGAGAAGTTAAAATACATGCTGAGTGAAACAACTTCCTGAAGGTGAAAATatatcagatttaaaaagaaaaaattaaaacggGAGGCCGcggataatataggaaatagcgcccccttgaCTTCCGAagtgcaatggtcccatttccaaataaagtGAGACTGACAGTGGTTCGTCCCCgtccctttctgtttgctgcagcgaggtccTTCTTGGTGTACTTGGCAATAGGCGCCAAATGTGTAGTTTTTGGGTTTGGCCACTAGATGGTGCTGAGGGACTCCGAGGGTGACACCAGGTGTTGACTCTTCCACTGCAGTTTTTGACCGCTACAGTGGAATCTTTAATATTACAGTTTACCTCGGAGTTTCTGGGTTTGTGCACAAATTTTCTCGTCTGAATTgagtaaaatctaaatttgcACATCAAGAAGACCTTTGTGACCGACTTTACATACGTTAGCTCCTCAGCACGTCATAAAACAgcttaaatgtcagaaataaagCAGGGAGGCAGTCAACATAACGGCATGCTTTATTGATGTACAGTAAAGCATTTTATAGTACAGTAGTAAGGCATACATTTGATGGACTCTGATATGTTGTAAAGTACCaaagtatttgaaaaaaaattaggtGAAAATGACattctttgaaaaagaaaaagaaataaatcaacttgGGTCCAAATTTCAAACTCACTGGGTCATGCTGCAGGAATCTGATGAAACAActaatttattacaaattaagatttagttttttttcttttagtcacATGTTAATATCAGAGCAAAGCCAACCTGCTTTGaaccaaagacaaaatgtaacaaaaaaccAGATTAGGTTTGACAGAACATTCAGCGTCCACCAGTGTTCAATTAGAAAtatctttttgatttttactaATCTTGGAGTGTGGAACTGATTAGAGGTCAAACTAACATCCAAACTTCACGTGAGGTTGTTGAGTTAATAACAGGTAATAACAGTTAAAATGTAACCTATGCTGCATGGATCAAGGCATTGACTGTTAAAGTTTCTAGTCTGAGGAAGACTTTTCTTTCTCCGTGTGAAATGGGAGCAGattcattcttcttctttagacgatagaaaaaaaacaacaacttggtTTTGCACTTGAACACTTTGACCTTTTGAGCAGCCAAgccacaaatctgacctttgaGGGAAATGACACATTTGTAGTTGTAACAAGACAGATGTAAGATTTGTGAAAGTCAAGTGATGAGCTGCAAATCAACGTGTTGAATTTGTTTACCtagtaaaaagttaaaaaacccaaaaactcaacagcgccctctggtgACTTTCTGAAAACTCTTCTCAATGCAATGAggcgtttttcttttttttaatctttgctttACTGTTAGGATCAGCAGAGCTTGTACTGTCCAAAATATTAATgtccaaaaaaccaaaacaaactgttatGAAGTTTTAGGcaccacacactcacacacacaaagagaacTGCCTCTTAGAAAACACCCCCATTGTTACAATCGTTTGAAACTAGTGAGAAATGCTTCAGCTCATTTCCCCAGTTAGAAAGAGATAGCAAATATATGAGGACACTGAAGACGCCGTCTCTGTTTCTCAACCCCGCTTCTCGTTTTATACAATTGCATAGAAGTTTA
This window harbors:
- the abi2b gene encoding abl interactor 2b isoform X23, with protein sequence MAELQMLLEEEIPAGRGALLDSFTNLERVAEYCESNYVQSPDKQRALEETKNYTTQSLASVAYLINTLANNVLQMLDIQASQLRRMESSINHISQTVDIHKEKVARREIGILTTNKNTSRTHKIIAPANPERPVRYIRKPIDYSLLDDMGHGVKWLQRFKASAQNMKTGGGVLPRTNPPTQKPPSPPMSGKGTLGSSGSSGGSHPSSSRSSSRENSGSGSVGVPIAVPTPAPPTVFPGAPQFYSMNRPAQQQPQNPQVGGSLPFRRPSSVTGQPNTAHHNQSQLNGGPHFAQNQGPHAPPPPSMQITPQLPLMGFVARVQETISDVPPPPPPSDEPVFEEPTPPPPPPEDYEDEEEEEESAVVEYTDPYAEEDPPWAPRNYLEKVVAIYDYSRDKEDELSFQEGAIIYVIKKNDDGWFEGVMNGTTGLFPGNYVESIMHYAD
- the abi2b gene encoding abl interactor 2b isoform X27; protein product: MAELQMLLEEEIPAGRGALLDSFTNLERVAEYCESNYVQSPDKQRALEETKNYTTQSLASVAYLINTLANNVLQMLDIQASQLRRMESSINHISQTVDIHKEKVARREIGILTTNKNTSRTHKIIAPANPERPVRYIRKPIDYSLLDDMGHGVKASAQNMKTGGGVLPRTNPPTQKPPSPPMSGKGTLGSSGSSGGSHPSSSRSSSRENSGSGSVGVPIAVPTPAPPTVFPGAPQFYSMNRPAQQQPQNPQVGGSLPFRRPSSVTGQPNTAHHNQSQLNGGPHFAQNQVSDVPPPPPPSDEPVFEEPTPPPPPPEDYEDEEEEEESAVVEYTDPYAEEDPPWAPRNYLEKVVAIYDYSRDKEDELSFQEGAIIYVIKKNDDGWFEGVMNGTTGLFPGNYVESIMHYAD
- the abi2b gene encoding abl interactor 2b isoform X30, encoding MAELQMLLEEEIPAGRGALLDSFTNLERVAEYCESNYVQSPDKQRALEETKNYTTQSLASVAYLINTLANNVLQMLDIQASQLRRMESSINHISQTVDIHKEKVARREIGILTTNKNTSRTHKIIAPANPERPVRYIRKPIDYSLLDDMGHGVKWLQRFKASAQNMKTGGGVLPRTNPPTQKPPSPPMSGKGTLGSSGSSGGSHPSSSRSSSRENSGSGSVGVPIAVPTPAPPTVFPGSAPLPPNTAKSPPNTATTPGPPPSVLDGPQQAPNPSVEIPPVPPPPPQLPASMAPSGTGPTSYGNPAQGAPQFYSMNRPAQQQPQNPQVGGSLPFRRPSSVTGQPNTAHHNQSQLNGGPHFAQNQVSDVPPPPPPSDEPVFEEPTPPPPPPEDYEDEEEEEESAVVEYTDPYAEEDPPWAPRNYLEKVVAIYDYSRDKEDELSFQEGAIIYVIKKNDDGWFEGVMNGTTGLFPGNYVESIMHYAD
- the abi2b gene encoding abl interactor 2b isoform X25, which codes for MAELQMLLEEEIPAGRGALLDSFTNLERVAEYCESNYVQSPDKQRALEETKNYTTQSLASVAYLINTLANNVLQMLDIQASQLRRMESSINHISQTVDIHKEKVARREIGILTTNKNTSRTHKIIAPANPERPVRYIRKPIDYSLLDDMGHGVKASAQNMKTGGGVLPRTNPPTQKPPSPPMSGKGTLGSSGSSGGSHPSSSRSSSRENSGSGSVGVPIAVPTPAPPTVFPGAPQFYSMNRPAQQQPQNPQVGGSLPFRRPSSVTGQPNTAHHNQSQLNGGPHFAQNQGPHAPPPPSMQITPQLPLMGFVARVQETISDVPPPPPPSDEPVFEEPTPPPPPPEDYEDEEEEEESAVVEYTDPYAEEDPPWAPRNYLEKVVAIYDYSRDKEDELSFQEGAIIYVIKKNDDGWFEGVMNGTTGLFPGNYVESIMHYAD
- the abi2b gene encoding abl interactor 2b isoform X6 — encoded protein: MAELQMLLEEEIPAGRGALLDSFTNLERVAEYCESNYVQSPDKQRALEETKNYTTQSLASVAYLINTLANNVLQMLDIQASQLRRMESSINHISQTVDIHKEKVARREIGILTTNKNTSRTHKIIAPANPERPVRYIRKPIDYSLLDDMGHGVKWLQRFKASAQNMKTGGGVLPRTNPPTQKPPSPPMSGKGTLGRHSPFRTLEPVRPPVVPNDYVSSPTRNTAPPQQSPAHTASVNQRNRTYSSSGSSGGSHPSSSRSSSRENSGSGSVGVPIAVPTPAPPTVFPGSAPLPPNTAKSPPNTATTPGPPPSVLDGPQQAPNPSVEIPPVPPPPPQLPASMAPSGTGPTSYGNPAQGAPQFYSMNRPAQQQPQNPQVGGSLPFRRPSSVTGQPNTAHHNQSQLNGGPHFAQNQVSDVPPPPPPSDEPVFEEPTPPPPPPEDYEDEEEEEESAVVEYTDPYAEEDPPWAPRNYLEKVVAIYDYSRDKEDELSFQEGAIIYVIKKNDDGWFEGVMNGTTGLFPGNYVESIMHYAD
- the abi2b gene encoding abl interactor 2b isoform X13 is translated as MAELQMLLEEEIPAGRGALLDSFTNLERVAEYCESNYVQSPDKQRALEETKNYTTQSLASVAYLINTLANNVLQMLDIQASQLRRMESSINHISQTVDIHKEKVARREIGILTTNKNTSRTHKIIAPANPERPVRYIRKPIDYSLLDDMGHGVKWLQRFKASAQNMKTGGGVLPRTNPPTQKPPSPPMSGKGTLGRHSPFRTLEPVRPPVVPNDYVSSPTRNTAPPQQSPAHTASVNQRNRTYSSSGSSGGSHPSSSRSSSRENSGSGSVGVPIAVPTPAPPTVFPGAPQFYSMNRPAQQQPQNPQVGGSLPFRRPSSVTGQPNTAHHNQSQLNGGPHFAQNQGPHAPPPPSMQITPQLPLMGFVARVQETISDVPPPPPPSDEPVFEEPTPPPPPPEDYEDEEEEEESAVVEYTDPYAEEDPPWAPRNYLEKVVAIYDYSRDKEDELSFQEGAIIYVIKKNDDGWFEGVMNGTTGLFPGNYVESIMHYAD